From the Leptolyngbya sp. O-77 genome, one window contains:
- the crtB gene encoding 15-cis-phytoene synthase CrtB: MLQLPKPSCKTVLISLDDSYERCRQITQEYAKTFYLGTLLMPEEKRRAIWAIYVWCRRTDELVDGADAAYTTDETLDQWEENLETLFAGHPLEDVDVALVDTLERFPLDIQPFRDMIEGQRMDLYRNRYETFEELKLYCYRVAGTVGLMSAAVMGVDDSRRTAPWSKGGLVDPTQEAIALGIANQLTNILRDVGEDARRGRIYLPLEDLALFNYTEADLFNGVVDDRWRELMKFEIQRARKFFVQAESGVSLLSRDARFPVWSALMLYRQILDAIERNRYDVFRKRAYVSGPRKLLSLPLARLRAEVL, from the coding sequence ATGCTGCAACTGCCGAAGCCTTCCTGCAAAACCGTCCTGATATCTCTGGACGATTCCTATGAGCGCTGTCGCCAGATCACTCAGGAATATGCCAAGACGTTTTATCTTGGGACGTTGCTGATGCCGGAAGAAAAGCGGCGGGCGATTTGGGCGATTTATGTCTGGTGTCGGCGCACGGATGAATTGGTGGACGGGGCAGACGCAGCCTATACAACAGATGAAACGCTGGATCAGTGGGAAGAAAACCTAGAAACCCTCTTTGCAGGTCATCCGTTGGAAGATGTGGACGTGGCGCTGGTGGACACGCTAGAGCGCTTCCCGCTCGACATCCAGCCCTTCAGAGACATGATTGAAGGACAGCGGATGGATCTCTATCGCAACCGCTATGAAACCTTTGAGGAGCTAAAGCTCTATTGTTATCGCGTAGCGGGCACGGTGGGGCTGATGTCGGCGGCGGTGATGGGTGTGGACGACAGCCGCCGCACGGCCCCGTGGAGCAAGGGCGGGTTGGTCGATCCAACGCAGGAGGCGATCGCCCTTGGCATTGCTAACCAGCTCACCAACATTCTCCGCGACGTGGGTGAAGATGCGCGGCGCGGCCGCATTTATCTGCCGCTCGAAGACCTGGCGCTGTTCAACTATACCGAAGCCGATTTGTTTAACGGCGTGGTAGATGATCGCTGGCGAGAGCTGATGAAGTTTGAAATTCAGCGGGCGCGAAAGTTCTTTGTGCAGGCGGAAAGCGGTGTCAGTCTGCTGAGCCGCGATGCGAGATTTCCCGTGTGGTCGGCGCTGATGCTGTATCGGCAAATTTTGGACGCGATCGAGCGCAACCGCTACGACGTGTTTCGCAAGCGGGCCTACGTATCGGGGCCACGCAAGCTACTGAGTTTGCCGCTGGCACGGCTGCGGGCCGAGGTTCTGTAG
- the pds gene encoding 15-cis-phytoene desaturase: MRVAIAGGGLAGLACAKYLVDAGHTPIVLESRDVLGGLVAAWKDADGDWYETGLHVFFGAYPNMLQLFKELDIEDRLQWKEHTLIFNQPEKPGVLSRFDVPDIPAPFNVIMSILRNNDMLTWNQKIRFAIGLLPAVVRGQQYVENMDRYSLLEWLRLQGVDERVNSDIFVAASKALTFINPEDVSATVPLTALNRFLQERYGSKVAFLDGSPTERLCQPIVDYVTERGGKVLLKKPLKQILLNEDGTVRGFAVRGLDGAPDEVVTADVYVSAMPVDVIKALMPEPWTKIEFFQKMQSLEGVPVINIHLWFDRKLTDVDQLLFSRSPLLSVYADMSNTCREYANPDRSMLELVLAPAKDWIDKSEDDILAATMEELKKLFPDDLAGENPATLLKHKIVKTPRSVYTAAPGMQACRPDQATPIDNFFLAGSYTMQRYLGSMEGAVLSGKQAAEAIAQRFPASPVDSAPPDLVATSAR; the protein is encoded by the coding sequence ATGCGGGTGGCGATCGCAGGGGGAGGATTGGCCGGGCTAGCCTGCGCCAAATATTTAGTAGACGCAGGGCACACGCCCATCGTGCTGGAAAGTCGGGACGTGCTGGGCGGGCTGGTAGCCGCCTGGAAGGATGCCGACGGCGACTGGTACGAAACGGGTCTGCACGTCTTTTTTGGGGCCTATCCCAATATGCTCCAGTTGTTTAAGGAACTGGACATTGAAGATCGGCTCCAGTGGAAAGAACACACGCTGATCTTCAACCAGCCAGAGAAACCGGGCGTTCTGTCGCGCTTCGATGTGCCCGACATTCCCGCCCCTTTCAATGTCATCATGTCGATCCTCCGTAACAACGACATGCTGACCTGGAATCAGAAAATTCGCTTTGCTATCGGGCTACTGCCTGCGGTGGTGCGTGGTCAGCAGTATGTGGAAAACATGGATCGGTACTCGCTGCTGGAGTGGCTGCGGCTGCAAGGCGTGGATGAGCGGGTCAACAGCGACATTTTTGTGGCGGCCTCCAAGGCGCTCACCTTTATCAACCCCGAAGATGTGTCGGCGACGGTTCCGCTGACGGCGCTGAATCGCTTTTTGCAAGAGCGCTACGGCTCGAAGGTGGCCTTTCTCGACGGGTCGCCCACCGAGCGTCTGTGTCAGCCGATTGTGGACTATGTGACCGAGCGCGGCGGCAAGGTGCTGCTGAAGAAGCCGCTAAAGCAGATTTTGCTGAACGAAGACGGCACGGTACGCGGGTTTGCAGTGCGCGGGCTGGACGGTGCGCCGGATGAAGTGGTGACGGCAGATGTGTACGTTTCGGCAATGCCGGTAGACGTGATCAAAGCGCTAATGCCAGAGCCGTGGACGAAGATCGAGTTCTTCCAAAAGATGCAATCCCTGGAAGGCGTGCCCGTGATCAACATTCACTTGTGGTTTGATCGCAAGCTGACGGATGTGGATCAGCTCCTGTTTTCGCGATCGCCCCTGCTCAGCGTCTATGCTGACATGAGCAACACTTGCCGCGAATATGCCAATCCAGATCGCTCAATGCTAGAGCTGGTCTTGGCTCCGGCAAAAGACTGGATCGATAAGTCTGAAGACGACATCCTGGCGGCGACCATGGAGGAGCTAAAGAAACTCTTCCCGGATGACCTGGCGGGCGAAAACCCGGCTACGCTGCTGAAACACAAGATCGTGAAAACGCCGCGCTCAGTCTACACGGCCGCGCCAGGAATGCAAGCCTGCCGCCCCGACCAGGCAACCCCAATCGACAATTTCTTCCTTGCCGGGAGCTACACCATGCAGCGCTATCTGGGCAGCATGGAGGGTGCAGTTCTATCGGGTAAACAAGCCGCCGAGGCGATCGCCCAGCGATTTCCTGCATCTCCTGTAGATTCAGCGCCGCCCGACCTAGTGGCCACTTCAGCCCGATAA
- a CDS encoding SDR family oxidoreductase has translation MQGKVVVIVGATGGIGSALAQKLAPLGAALVLAARDTATLNPLAHSLAGAPGGVLAVPTDITDPQQAEALMQKAIAQFGKIDVLVNAAGAGILKQYNKIEPADLDAMLDLNLKGSFYTCQAAANVMKEHKSGHICNVIGILGQHPMAMAAAYCASKFGVVGFSKCMADELKRFGVKFTLFYFGGVDTPFWDHVSLKVDRTKMLRPETAADAILFALMAEPQAVPLEINIQPESHLFFG, from the coding sequence ATGCAAGGCAAGGTGGTTGTCATTGTGGGCGCAACGGGGGGCATTGGGTCGGCGCTGGCGCAAAAGCTGGCTCCATTGGGCGCAGCGCTGGTGCTGGCGGCGCGAGATACAGCGACGCTGAACCCGTTGGCCCATTCGCTGGCTGGTGCGCCCGGTGGCGTGCTGGCCGTGCCAACAGACATCACCGACCCGCAGCAGGCCGAAGCGCTGATGCAAAAGGCGATCGCCCAATTCGGCAAAATCGACGTGCTGGTGAACGCGGCGGGCGCAGGCATCCTCAAGCAATACAACAAGATTGAACCCGCCGACCTGGATGCCATGCTAGATCTCAACTTGAAGGGCAGCTTCTACACCTGTCAGGCCGCCGCCAACGTCATGAAGGAACACAAGTCAGGACACATCTGCAACGTGATAGGGATTTTGGGACAGCACCCAATGGCGATGGCGGCGGCCTACTGCGCCTCTAAGTTTGGCGTGGTGGGCTTCAGCAAGTGCATGGCCGACGAGCTAAAGCGCTTTGGAGTCAAGTTCACGCTATTTTACTTTGGCGGCGTGGATACGCCCTTTTGGGATCACGTCAGCCTCAAGGTCGATCGCACCAAGATGCTCCGTCCCGAAACGGCGGCCGACGCGATCTTGTTTGCTCTGATGGCAGAGCCGCAGGCCGTGCCGCTGGAGATCAACATCCAGCCCGAAAGCCACCTGTTTTTTGGTTAG
- a CDS encoding SGNH/GDSL hydrolase family protein: protein MVWIGATLLRNASAIAQWGPAGLLLIGLILLELGLRALGLGNPPLYVADPEAGYRLRPHQRLRRWGKRMVINRHSLRNSDPMGEVSAQSWRVLLLGDSIVHGGIWTDQAHTISEQMRQFLVSRLGETGMVLNAAAPSWGPQNQWGYLRQFGTFGAQVVVLLLNTDDLFAPPPTDWPVGRDRQYPHHRPPLALWEALLLLMSRPAQRPATRPPSGDPVADNLLTIEQMRQFVQPQAQFLVALSPLRRELKQPGPRDYERVARQRLADLLQQGGVPFLDLLPRWNALHNPEALYRDGIHPSPAGNVQISQAIAEFILHHAHRHLSQHLSRH, encoded by the coding sequence GTGGTGTGGATAGGGGCGACATTGCTTCGCAATGCTAGCGCGATCGCCCAGTGGGGGCCGGCTGGGCTGTTGCTGATTGGGCTGATCCTGCTGGAATTGGGGCTGCGGGCGCTGGGGCTGGGCAACCCGCCGCTCTATGTGGCCGACCCAGAAGCAGGCTATCGGCTGCGTCCTCATCAGCGGCTGCGGCGCTGGGGCAAACGCATGGTCATCAATCGCCACAGCCTGCGAAATTCTGACCCGATGGGCGAGGTTTCTGCCCAAAGCTGGCGCGTGCTGCTGCTGGGCGACTCCATCGTTCACGGCGGCATCTGGACAGACCAGGCGCACACGATTTCCGAACAGATGCGGCAATTTCTCGTGTCCCGACTGGGCGAAACGGGCATGGTGCTGAATGCGGCTGCGCCCTCCTGGGGACCGCAAAACCAGTGGGGCTATTTGCGACAGTTTGGCACCTTTGGGGCGCAGGTGGTGGTGCTGCTGCTGAACACAGACGACCTGTTTGCGCCGCCGCCGACCGACTGGCCCGTGGGGCGCGATCGCCAATATCCCCACCACCGTCCGCCGCTGGCCCTGTGGGAAGCTCTGTTGCTCCTGATGTCCCGCCCAGCCCAGCGCCCAGCGACCCGCCCACCCAGCGGCGACCCCGTAGCCGACAACCTGCTGACGATTGAACAAATGCGCCAGTTTGTGCAGCCCCAAGCGCAGTTTCTCGTGGCGCTGTCGCCGCTGCGGCGAGAATTAAAACAGCCCGGCCCACGGGATTACGAGCGCGTTGCCCGCCAGCGGCTTGCTGACCTATTGCAGCAGGGTGGTGTGCCGTTTCTCGATCTGCTGCCCCGCTGGAACGCGCTGCACAATCCCGAAGCCCTTTATCGCGACGGCATCCACCCCAGCCCCGCCGGAAACGTGCAAATCAGTCAGGCGATCGCCGAATTCATTCTCCACCATGCCCACCGCCACCTCTCCCAGCACCTATCTCGGCATTGA
- a CDS encoding FGGY-family carbohydrate kinase, with the protein MPTATSPSTYLGIDFGTSGARAIAIDNSGEILAQTSIPFPNSPAESLTDLWKDTLFALITNLPAKIRQTLAAIALDGTSSTVLLCDQHGTPITEPLLYNDSRGAAMLDQVRAIAPPHHPVLSATSSLTKLLWLLNTLSLLPAPSFPNTPTPQHPNTPTLHLLHQADWLTFLLHGRLGLSDYHNALKLGYDVGELRYPDWLLAANLPVQLPQVKAPGEAIAPILPNLGDRLGIPATCQICAGTTDSIAAFLASGASTPGQAVTSLGSTLVLKLLSTVRVDDAASGIYSHRLGNLWLVGGASNTGGAVLRQFFSDAELAALSAQIDPSRPSPLDYYPLPKPGDRFPINDPTLPPRLEPRPENPVEFLHGLLEGIARIEALGYRRLAELGATPLQEVLTAGGGAQNEAWTNVRSRLLQVPVIPSPHTEAAYGAARLARAALQPDVDFGF; encoded by the coding sequence ATGCCCACCGCCACCTCTCCCAGCACCTATCTCGGCATTGACTTTGGCACCTCCGGCGCACGGGCGATCGCCATCGACAACAGCGGCGAAATCCTGGCCCAAACCAGCATTCCGTTTCCCAATAGCCCAGCCGAGTCGCTCACCGATCTCTGGAAAGACACGCTCTTTGCCCTGATCACCAACCTTCCTGCCAAGATTCGCCAAACCCTGGCGGCGATCGCCCTCGACGGCACCTCCTCCACCGTCCTGCTCTGCGACCAACACGGCACGCCCATCACCGAACCGCTGCTTTACAATGACTCGCGCGGCGCAGCCATGCTAGACCAAGTGAGGGCGATCGCCCCACCCCACCACCCCGTCCTCAGCGCCACCTCCAGCCTCACCAAACTCCTCTGGCTCCTCAACACTCTCTCCCTTCTCCCCGCTCCCTCCTTCCCCAACACCCCAACACCCCAACACCCCAACACCCCGACACTCCACCTCCTCCACCAAGCCGACTGGCTCACCTTCCTGCTCCACGGCCGCCTCGGCCTCAGCGACTATCACAACGCGCTGAAACTGGGCTATGACGTAGGCGAGTTGCGCTACCCCGACTGGCTGCTGGCGGCCAACCTGCCCGTGCAACTGCCCCAGGTAAAAGCGCCCGGTGAGGCGATCGCCCCGATTTTGCCTAACCTGGGCGATCGCCTGGGCATTCCCGCTACCTGCCAGATCTGCGCGGGCACGACAGACAGCATCGCCGCCTTCCTCGCCAGCGGAGCCAGCACGCCGGGGCAAGCCGTCACCTCGCTGGGGTCTACGCTGGTACTCAAGCTGCTCAGCACGGTGCGGGTAGACGACGCAGCCAGCGGCATCTACAGCCATCGGCTGGGCAATCTGTGGCTGGTGGGTGGCGCGTCGAATACAGGCGGCGCGGTGCTGCGGCAGTTTTTCAGCGATGCCGAACTGGCCGCCCTCAGCGCCCAGATCGACCCGTCGCGCCCCAGCCCGCTGGACTATTACCCCTTGCCAAAGCCGGGCGATCGCTTCCCCATCAATGACCCCACCCTGCCGCCCCGCCTAGAGCCGCGCCCCGAAAATCCGGTCGAGTTTCTCCACGGCTTGCTAGAAGGCATCGCCCGCATCGAAGCCCTGGGCTATCGGCGGCTGGCAGAGCTGGGCGCAACGCCCTTACAAGAAGTGCTGACTGCGGGCGGTGGGGCGCAGAATGAGGCTTGGACAAACGTGCGATCGCGCCTGTTGCAGGTTCCCGTAATCCCTTCTCCCCACACCGAAGCCGCCTACGGAGCCGCCCGCCTTGCCCGCGCCGCTCTCCAGCCCGATGTTGATTTTGGATTTTAG
- a CDS encoding type IV pilus twitching motility protein PilT: MTDAQRPSIPPNSVPRTPPPPGRPPASAPPRGDLGQTSQQMPSQTLASTQANTAPGTRVSPAPGGAKPGMGAPAVKPPPTPAPPPMMGHRPAAPPPMQASRSKASPGQPTLAQIVREAYDKGFSDIHLGVGEAPRFRNRGEIDMTEYPVTDLDTFFSWLQEILSDEEIQRFKDTLDFDGATQYDFARVRINIFDSLRGPAMVMRLIPLKISTIEQLGLPPVFKEICHYHKGLILVTGPTGSGKSTTMAAMVDYMNSEMPKHIVTIEDPIEFVHTSRKCLIRQREVGIHTMKFDAALKASLREDPDVILVGEMRDIETVNTALKAAQTGHLVMGTLHTNSAVKTIERILGLYPPDQQEPMRVAIAESLVAVIAQGLCRTTDGKRAAFHDILINTDAIRDYIRKGDLDEVEALIPRCNFDGMCTMNQSLYKLYEAGRITEETALEMSPKPNEMAQILRGRV, from the coding sequence ATGACAGACGCACAACGCCCAAGCATCCCGCCCAACTCCGTTCCCCGCACACCGCCACCGCCGGGTCGTCCACCTGCCAGCGCTCCGCCGAGAGGCGACCTGGGGCAAACTAGCCAGCAAATGCCCTCGCAAACCTTGGCATCGACCCAGGCCAACACAGCACCGGGCACTCGCGTCAGTCCTGCTCCGGGGGGCGCAAAGCCCGGCATGGGCGCTCCCGCCGTGAAGCCGCCGCCCACGCCCGCCCCGCCGCCGATGATGGGGCACCGTCCTGCTGCGCCGCCGCCGATGCAGGCCTCCCGCAGCAAGGCTTCGCCGGGTCAGCCGACGCTGGCGCAAATTGTCCGCGAAGCCTACGACAAAGGGTTCTCAGATATTCACCTGGGCGTAGGCGAAGCGCCCCGCTTCCGCAACCGGGGTGAGATCGATATGACCGAGTATCCGGTGACGGATCTCGACACCTTCTTTAGCTGGCTACAAGAAATTCTATCGGACGAAGAAATTCAGCGGTTTAAGGACACCCTTGACTTTGACGGCGCGACGCAATACGACTTTGCCCGCGTCCGGATCAATATCTTTGACTCGCTGCGCGGCCCGGCGATGGTGATGCGTCTGATTCCGCTGAAGATCTCGACCATTGAGCAACTGGGGTTGCCGCCTGTCTTCAAGGAAATCTGCCACTATCACAAGGGGCTGATCCTGGTGACAGGGCCCACCGGGTCGGGTAAATCGACCACGATGGCGGCGATGGTGGACTATATGAACAGTGAAATGCCCAAGCATATCGTCACCATTGAAGACCCGATTGAATTTGTCCATACCAGCCGCAAGTGTTTGATCCGCCAGCGCGAAGTGGGCATTCACACGATGAAATTTGATGCGGCCCTGAAGGCCTCGCTGCGGGAAGACCCGGATGTGATTCTGGTGGGGGAAATGCGGGACATTGAAACCGTGAACACAGCCCTGAAAGCCGCGCAAACGGGGCACTTGGTGATGGGAACGCTGCACACTAACAGCGCTGTGAAGACGATCGAGCGGATTTTGGGCTTGTATCCGCCAGATCAGCAGGAACCCATGCGAGTGGCGATCGCCGAATCGTTGGTGGCCGTTATCGCGCAGGGACTCTGCCGCACCACCGACGGCAAGCGGGCCGCCTTCCACGACATCCTGATTAACACCGACGCAATTCGCGACTATATCCGCAAGGGCGATCTAGACGAAGTGGAAGCGCTGATTCCGCGATGCAACTTTGACGGCATGTGTACGATGAACCAGTCCCTCTACAAGCTGTATGAGGCAGGACGCATTACGGAGGAAACGGCGCTAGAGATGTCGCCCAAGCCCAACGAGATGGCGCAGATTTTGCGCGGGCGCGTCTAG
- a CDS encoding circadian clock KaiB family protein, whose product MKAPPPELYKGIALFTPGGDLVYCIDPDKQSHWHLHLCAALQEWLDLSEPPLFLVPWYTASIDRWRSPENQSIITSAEVYPLVARHQAVLNAVFGTGDLLWQTVQPPDNLDESLMLLTYQSRFPELWRSHDLVIRYESPAIQQAAPSAQPPSSWSRLSWQAQSPNVSKQGYVLRLYVSSNSDVTEAILTNLHRLLEDLIQQPYTLKIIDVYKYPDLAEQDQITATPTLVRVWPEPVRRVTGRLEDASRVMQLLIASKGEIRDGRAE is encoded by the coding sequence ATGAAAGCCCCGCCGCCAGAACTATACAAGGGAATTGCCCTGTTTACCCCAGGGGGCGACCTGGTGTACTGTATCGACCCAGACAAGCAGAGTCATTGGCATTTGCACCTGTGTGCGGCGCTCCAGGAGTGGCTCGATCTATCGGAACCGCCGCTGTTTCTGGTGCCGTGGTACACCGCGTCGATCGACCGCTGGCGATCGCCCGAAAACCAGTCCATCATTACGTCTGCTGAGGTATATCCGCTGGTGGCACGGCATCAGGCCGTGCTGAATGCCGTCTTTGGCACTGGCGATTTGCTCTGGCAAACCGTGCAGCCGCCCGACAACCTGGACGAGTCGCTGATGCTGCTGACCTATCAGAGCCGCTTTCCCGAACTGTGGCGATCGCACGATCTGGTCATTCGCTACGAGTCTCCGGCCATTCAGCAAGCAGCCCCATCAGCACAACCGCCGTCGTCCTGGAGTCGGCTATCGTGGCAAGCCCAATCGCCCAACGTTTCCAAACAGGGCTATGTGCTGCGTCTTTATGTGTCGAGCAACAGCGATGTAACCGAGGCAATTTTGACCAACCTGCACCGCCTCCTCGAAGACCTGATTCAGCAGCCCTACACGCTGAAAATCATTGACGTATACAAGTATCCTGACCTGGCCGAGCAAGACCAGATCACAGCCACGCCGACGCTGGTCAGAGTTTGGCCAGAGCCAGTCCGCCGCGTCACTGGGCGGCTCGAAGATGCCAGCCGCGTCATGCAACTGCTGATTGCCTCGAAGGGCGAGATCAGGGACGGGAGAGCGGAGTAA
- a CDS encoding PhnE/PtxC family ABC transporter permease, giving the protein MPAAPIALPPPPPWLNRRSGWGLVMLGAIALSLYATGIGRPDATLVNPGGWGQFAEFWASSLRPDLSRDFLGVIARATLVTFAYAVCGTTLSVGLGLVGGVLSSQTWWQTMLPRAAAGGAWAAPAWLLIRGLLAVPRAIHELLWGLFFLNILGLNPLVAVLAIALPFGAIVSKVFAEIFDETPQEPLNALLGSGVSPLAAWLYGLLPQAFPDLLSYTTYRFECSLRSAAVLGVIGAGGLGYEILLSLQSLRYGQLWTGFYALVLLNGGVDWWSGWVRRRLGFTSRLDLNLAQTRFQSSQNSQAAKPDPHTANPWPLRLSWGAIALSIPLCFWGLGIDWTRLWSARTRRLLGDIAAAAVPPWPSPDEWATLLHLSGLTLVMSILAIALAGLGGVLLSFPAAQTFLLPGGWLRPLDDPATTQAPLAWLLLLATRLGLLLSRAVPAPIWALVCLFVLFPGILPGAIALGLHNLGILGRLMAEVNENLDDRPVRSLHALGASGGQAILYGVLPQNLGRFLAYTLYRWEVCMRETVIVGLVGAGGLGRRLTEQLSSFDYGGLLLTLGCFVALTFLVDLVSQQMRAVVGGRVDG; this is encoded by the coding sequence ATGCCCGCTGCACCGATTGCCCTGCCACCCCCTCCCCCCTGGCTAAACCGTCGCAGCGGGTGGGGATTGGTGATGCTGGGGGCGATCGCCCTTTCGCTGTACGCCACAGGCATTGGACGACCGGACGCGACCCTGGTCAACCCCGGCGGCTGGGGCCAGTTTGCAGAGTTTTGGGCCAGCAGCCTGCGGCCCGACCTCAGCCGCGACTTCCTGGGGGTGATTGCTAGGGCCACGTTGGTCACTTTTGCCTATGCGGTCTGCGGCACGACCCTGAGTGTGGGGCTGGGGCTGGTGGGCGGGGTGCTGTCTTCCCAAACTTGGTGGCAAACGATGCTGCCAAGGGCGGCGGCGGGTGGCGCTTGGGCCGCTCCCGCGTGGCTGCTGATTCGCGGGCTGCTGGCGGTTCCCAGGGCAATTCACGAACTCCTCTGGGGTCTATTTTTTTTGAACATTCTGGGGCTGAACCCGCTGGTGGCGGTGCTGGCGATCGCCCTGCCCTTTGGGGCGATCGTGTCCAAGGTGTTTGCCGAAATTTTTGACGAAACGCCCCAGGAACCGCTGAATGCCCTTCTGGGGAGCGGGGTGTCGCCGCTGGCGGCGTGGCTCTACGGCCTGTTGCCCCAGGCGTTTCCAGATTTGCTGTCCTACACGACCTATCGGTTCGAGTGTTCCCTGCGGTCGGCGGCGGTGCTGGGGGTGATCGGCGCGGGCGGGCTGGGCTATGAAATTTTGCTGAGCCTGCAATCGCTCCGCTATGGGCAACTCTGGACGGGGTTTTATGCGCTGGTGCTGCTGAATGGCGGGGTCGATTGGTGGAGCGGCTGGGTGCGGCGCAGGCTAGGATTCACCAGTCGGCTGGATCTCAATTTGGCTCAAACCAGGTTCCAAAGCTCACAGAATTCCCAGGCTGCGAAACCCGATCCGCACACTGCCAACCCCTGGCCGCTACGGCTATCCTGGGGGGCGATCGCCCTGTCGATTCCGCTCTGCTTTTGGGGCTTGGGCATCGACTGGACGCGGCTCTGGTCGGCCCGCACGCGGCGACTGCTGGGCGACATCGCAGCCGCCGCTGTGCCCCCGTGGCCCAGCCCAGACGAATGGGCGACGCTGCTCCACCTCTCTGGCTTGACGCTGGTGATGTCGATTTTGGCGATCGCCCTAGCCGGATTGGGCGGTGTCCTGCTCTCCTTTCCCGCAGCCCAAACCTTCCTGTTGCCCGGCGGCTGGCTGCGCCCGCTAGACGACCCCGCAACGACCCAAGCCCCCCTCGCCTGGCTGCTGCTGCTGGCAACCCGACTGGGGCTATTGCTCAGCCGCGCCGTGCCCGCCCCCATCTGGGCACTGGTGTGTCTGTTTGTGCTGTTTCCAGGCATCTTGCCAGGGGCGATCGCCCTCGGTCTACATAACCTGGGCATTCTGGGCCGCCTCATGGCCGAGGTCAACGAAAACCTGGACGACCGCCCCGTGCGATCGCTCCACGCCCTGGGCGCATCCGGCGGGCAGGCAATTCTCTATGGCGTTTTGCCTCAAAACTTGGGGCGATTTCTGGCCTACACCCTCTACCGCTGGGAGGTCTGTATGCGCGAAACGGTAATTGTCGGGCTGGTGGGCGCAGGGGGGCTGGGTCGCCGCCTGACCGAACAACTCAGCAGCTTTGACTATGGCGGGCTATTGCTAACGCTGGGGTGCTTTGTTGCCCTCACCTTTTTGGTCGATCTGGTCAGCCAGCAGATGCGGGCGGTCGTTGGGGGGAGGGTTGATGGATGA
- a CDS encoding phosphonate ABC transporter ATP-binding protein, with product MGIPIFQLSQVTRQFHALTALAGVNLSIAAGERVALIGPSGAGKSTLLSLLNGTLLPSAGQVTVLGQDLRRLSPRQRRRVQRQIGTIYQQHHLVTNLSVIHNVNAGHLGRWSLAKAAWSLLWPQSVDVAAQALAQVGIAEKLYARTDRLSGGEQQRVAIARVLVQDPVAILADEPIASLDPARAHDLMALLCRLTEQSGKTLVISLHDIEYAFQYCTRLVGLRQGQIQFDAPPAQVTDAMIHSLYRLEQPVP from the coding sequence ATGGGCATACCCATTTTTCAGCTCAGCCAAGTGACACGCCAGTTTCACGCGCTCACAGCTCTGGCCGGGGTAAACCTGAGCATTGCCGCTGGGGAGCGGGTCGCGCTGATTGGCCCCAGCGGCGCAGGCAAAAGCACCCTACTGAGCCTGCTGAATGGGACGCTGCTGCCGTCGGCGGGGCAGGTGACCGTGCTGGGACAAGACCTGCGGCGACTGTCTCCTCGACAGCGGCGGCGGGTGCAGCGGCAAATTGGGACGATCTATCAGCAGCATCACCTAGTCACCAATCTGTCGGTGATTCACAACGTCAATGCCGGACACCTGGGGCGCTGGTCGCTAGCGAAGGCCGCCTGGTCGCTGCTGTGGCCGCAGTCGGTGGATGTGGCTGCCCAAGCACTGGCTCAGGTCGGCATTGCCGAAAAGCTGTATGCTCGCACGGATCGGCTATCGGGCGGCGAACAACAGCGAGTGGCGATCGCCCGGGTGCTGGTGCAAGACCCAGTAGCAATTCTGGCAGACGAGCCGATCGCCAGCCTCGACCCGGCCCGCGCCCACGACCTGATGGCGTTGCTGTGCCGCCTGACGGAGCAGAGCGGCAAAACGCTGGTCATCAGCCTGCACGATATCGAATATGCGTTTCAATACTGCACGCGGCTGGTGGGGCTGCGGCAGGGGCAGATTCAGTTTGACGCGCCGCCCGCCCAGGTGACAGACGCGATGATCCACAGCTTGTATCGTTTAGAGCAGCCTGTCCCTTAA